The Vitis vinifera cultivar Pinot Noir 40024 chromosome 16, ASM3070453v1 DNA segment AACCTCATATCTTCAAAGGCAGATAAGGCAGATGAGACATGCCCATTTGATGCCAATCCAAATATTAACCCATTCCATGATACGGCATCCGGCTCAGTAATTTCCAGAAAAGATCTATGTGCATCATGTATGCATCCACATTTCCCATACAAGTCAACCAGGCCATTTGAGACTGAAATCCAGCTGCCTAAGCCAGACTTGACAGAGTAACAGTGAAGCTGCTTTCCAGTTTCCATTATCGGTATACCTGCTGCTGCGGATAAGAAGCTTGCGAGACTGAATCCATCCATTCTAACATCATCCTTGTTCATGTGAGTGATGATGTTTAATGCCATTTCATGATTACCTGTCTGATTTATTCTTGTGGCTAAGCTTGTGTATGTGATGACATCTCTATGCTTCATCATACTGGTCACATGCCATGCATCATCCACCATCCCCAATCCAGCATAAGCATCTACAAGAGCATTGCCAACGACTACATCATTATCCgcattgtttttaattatataccCGTGAAGCTTCCTTGTTTGAGTTAGAGACTTTATTGTTCCACAAGCTCCAAGGATAGTAGAGAGCGTAAAGGAATTTGGTCGCACCCCTACACCTTGCATTGCTCCAAACACCTTAATCGATTCTTcctcaagtccatgttcagaaAAACCAGCAATCAGAGAGGTCCAAGAGATGACATTGGGTGATGCTATCCCTCTAAATGCCCTCACAGCATCTTCTATCATGTTGGAACATTTCATATACATGTCGACAAGTGAATTTCCAACAGAGACATCATTCTCCAATCCAGCCATGACAACCCTTGAGTGAATCTGTTTACCCAAGTCCAGTGCCAGGATTGATGAACAAGCATTCAGGATACCAGAATAGGTAAAATTATTCGGTACAACTCCAGAGGTCTCCATCTCATGAAATGCAGTGATAGCCTCCCTGAACTTCAAGCTTTGAGTGAAACCAGAGATGATGGCAGTCCACAAAAATACATCATATTCTAGAGTCAGTTTTGAAACCTTGACAGCATCCTCTATGCTCTGGCATTTACAGTACATATCTACAAGGGCTGTCTTCAAAACCAAATTCAGTTCAATCCGCCACATCATCAAATGGGCGTGCACTAATTTCCCATAATTCAAACCAAGAAAACTGGATGCAGCCAAAAGCTTCACAAAGGTAAACTCATTTGGAGCAACCCCAGTTTGGATCATTCGGTGATAAAGTTGTAAAGCTTGACTCCAACTCCCTGCTTCAACAAAGGAAGACACCATCatagtccaagaaacaatatcCCCATTGTTCATATACTCAAATACTCTGTATGCTTCTTGAGTACACCCACATTTGGAGtaaaaatcaatcaaagcactgcCTAAAACCGGATTTGAATCAAACCCAGACTTTGTCACAAGCGCCTGAAATCGAGTCCCATGATTGAATTCCCTCAAAGCAGAACACGACCGCAATGCAGTCGAGAGCGTAAACTCATTTGGGTATTCCCCAGAAATCAACATTGAGTCAAACAGTTCAAGAGCCTCTTCATGGTTTCCAATTTTCCCATAAGCGGACATGAGCATTGTCCAAGACGCAACATCTCTACAAGGCATTTCATCGAACAATTGGCGTGCTTCTGCCACTCCAAAACACTTTCCATATAGAGACAACAGATTGTTACTAAGAAACATGTCTTCTTGAAAACCCATTTTGATAATGGGACTGTGAATGCAAATCCCATCTCGTACGGACCTTGAGTTGCAGAATGAGACAATGTCTTTGAGGAGTGAGTACTCAATTTTGCTGGGTATCTTGGATACAGTTGTTCTCCATATCATATCTCTCTGCGTGGTCACCGGCACCGTCTCCGATCAGTTACTCTCCGCCGGAGGAAGCAGGAAGACGGCTGGTGACGAGCAAGAGTACGGAGtttctgttttcaaaaattgagaaaaatgaaaacggTACAGAAAAGGCGTTGGCGGGGATGCCTTCTAGAAACGGAGAAAACACACAAACGGAGTATGTTTTAAGGAAAATGCAGAATAAAGATgataatattagaatttttttttaaaaaaatatttacttactAGCACAAATCTAataagttgaattaataaaataaaaataattttaatttttagattttattcaataattttatttacatttttcaatttgtataatttttagattatttaacattttgaaTTGAATCTCATAATAATTCTTGTTGGCAATTATgtatgataatatttatatatgaaaaatatttttcttctttatagTCTTTTTCTACCAAATGTGGGGAATTGTATTGTATTGTATTCCCGTTCATAGTGTGTATATTGTGAAgaaaattctttgatttttttctttgtttttttcaatcTAAATTTTGGTGGTTTGACCAAGTCATTATTATCGGATTTAAATGTCAATACCATAGAATGCATTAATAGCTTTCTATTAGAATGATAGAATCCAATTCTGCTAGATACTAAATATAAGTAAACATAGCCTATAAAGTAAAGGATAACTGAATTGAAGGAAACAAATGATTCTAAAAAGGATTATTCATCTTCCTAGTCTTCGATACAAGAAAGGAATTTTCTTAGATACTATCGGAAAATGAAATGCATAACTACGACAACTCCTCCATGAAGGAGGTTCTTGACCTAAATTAACATTTTACAAAACTTAACgacttaaaataactttaaattttgcttgaattattaattaatttttattttaaatattaaaatcatttagTAAAACtcacttaatattttttttttaaaattattaagttgaCTTGTATACCCTCGTTGACATGAAGGAAAAAATCATTAACCAATTACCTTCATTGAATAAGGGATGGTACTCATTGAATCAATGATGATCAATGAAATTTATAGAAGGAACCCAACAAAGATTTTGTAATAAGGTTGTTCcctatctttttaaaatttcaatttttcttaaaggcatgtttggtttctaaaaaaatttatgaaaaatataaaaaatcaaatataatttaaattagatatgaacttatatattttaaaattatttaatctttatatataaaaattaaaacaagccaaatgagtttaaaataacatataaaataatttattaattttaattttttccaaaattttcatctttattttgttttccctcaTATTTTGCCTCAAATTTTACaggaactaaacataacctaaaattctctaatcaatttttttttcctcttaagttggtaaaaaatatttctaaaaatatattttttattttgaatgtcttttaaaagatattattattatcatctaATTGCTATTCGTAACACAATTTTTACTAATGtacaaattttcttgaaaacatcaacaaattgtatttatataaaaaccaaaattataatataattttaatctaCTTAGCTGTGGTTTGTCATTATCCTTCTTTTTATAATCTAATctgacaaaaaagaaaaaaaaaaaaaggaggctTAACCTTTGTGATGGACCCATTGTCATCTTAATACCAAATAAAGAATCTTTGTCCTAGCTGGAcactaaattttaattattttagattaAATTAGGGATCCCAAAGTTCTATGCATACAGCTATGAAACTTAAATTAGAATATTTTCCATACGAAAGCTTCTTCCATCCAATTTCCCTtaagaataattgaaaaattcttAAACCCTAACACACGAATGAAATATTCCAATTTAAAAAGATCAAAAGTGCATATacttgagtaaaaaaaaaaaaaaaaaaaaaaaaaggacaaaaaggcAAAATTTGAAATTGCCTTACCATTTCATCCCTATTTTAAGATTTGATTAAGTTTTTTC contains these protein-coding regions:
- the LOC100254325 gene encoding pentatricopeptide repeat-containing protein At5g52850, chloroplastic, translated to MIWRTTVSKIPSKIEYSLLKDIVSFCNSRSVRDGICIHSPIIKMGFQEDMFLSNNLLSLYGKCFGVAEARQLFDEMPCRDVASWTMLMSAYGKIGNHEEALELFDSMLISGEYPNEFTLSTALRSCSALREFNHGTRFQALVTKSGFDSNPVLGSALIDFYSKCGCTQEAYRVFEYMNNGDIVSWTMMVSSFVEAGSWSQALQLYHRMIQTGVAPNEFTFVKLLAASSFLGLNYGKLVHAHLMMWRIELNLVLKTALVDMYCKCQSIEDAVKVSKLTLEYDVFLWTAIISGFTQSLKFREAITAFHEMETSGVVPNNFTYSGILNACSSILALDLGKQIHSRVVMAGLENDVSVGNSLVDMYMKCSNMIEDAVRAFRGIASPNVISWTSLIAGFSEHGLEEESIKVFGAMQGVGVRPNSFTLSTILGACGTIKSLTQTRKLHGYIIKNNADNDVVVGNALVDAYAGLGMVDDAWHVTSMMKHRDVITYTSLATRINQTGNHEMALNIITHMNKDDVRMDGFSLASFLSAAAGIPIMETGKQLHCYSVKSGLGSWISVSNGLVDLYGKCGCIHDAHRSFLEITEPDAVSWNGLIFGLASNGHVSSALSAFEDMRLAGVEPDQITCLLVLYACSHGGLVDMGLDYFQSMREKHGIRPQLDHYVCLVDLLGRAGRLEEAMNVIETMPFKPDALIYKTLLGACKLHGNIPLGEHMARQGLELDPSDPAFYVLLANLYDDSGRSELGEKTRRMMRERGVRKNPGQSWMEERNMVHLFTAGDTSHPQIGKIHEKIESLIAQFRNQGIWYQENRALAHHSEKLAVAFGLISTPPKAPIRIIKNIRICRDCHDFIMNVTRLVDREIIVRDGNRFHSFKKGECSCRGYW